One part of the Gemmatimonas sp. genome encodes these proteins:
- a CDS encoding carboxypeptidase regulatory-like domain-containing protein: MIPDRLRKVAAAVLLASAPLPLACFPARLPAQATEGFVSGQVRTAAGAPVVGATVTARNEATGNTQSRTTDARGRYVFPQLPIGGPYTISIRQLGYRPVRRTGLMLNLGDRVPLDITLDQSAQELSAIDVRADRENKRTERVGGSIVVGEKEIKQLPIQDRSFADLAIIAPTTSRAGTGGIITSSSSIAGGRVTSTDIRVDGVQAKNTLWGAGFGRGPYSISVEAVREFEVVTNVYDVTQGRQGAGAVNVATRAGTNETKGSLFAYNRNQAFTTNTNFLGQRNTNFENWQFGGAMGGAIRKDKLHYFVAYDRQQVAEPFSTLQVDNAADWARLQVAPDSVARFLNILSAQYGLPAGRQVGLFDRSNTLNTIFGRLDWQLNDAHRATLRTTYSNWFYSNSIPDRELSVLESRGNQKSNELQVMGSVKSNFGTALTNDFRLAYTNRLLENEPNTRLPRAWVNVSSALPSGGTGTNQILQFGGQRTSPELQTEESYQLVNVLRWDGEKSAFTVGTDHSINNLSMFVSIETDGLFQFPNLAALEARRPSSFARLVPLQNLEPRMRQWVYDGGAYVQGEYRVRPNLNLTGGLRADLSAFLTGANANPTVEQAFGRRTDVTPADFAIQPRAQLTWTPGEAGTNLFRIGSGYFTAQPHYMVQINHMLNDGTQLADVLLTGAAVPTPDFLSYRQSFANVPGIPQGSAQRPAYINMFADNFKVPRTWKSDVAYQRRLFNGNLTLGASAQYSHTSELYRYFDLNLRANPEFTLANEAGRSVFVPASSITATGGRNPVLARPFSQFQRVLELRSDAAQHQKAFVIDGALRLPRNGSLSGSFTWNETRDNSSFNCCIAITSVFTPVPSDPRVPSWGASNTDFRHKLVLYGATPEIAGFQFSARIIGQSGSPWSATVAQDINGDDVGAGSSFGNQNDLAFIFNPATPGLRQGFADSLRLVYNNPANLGGAYLRDNIGRIADRNTIRNPFVTQVDVRLTQKLPSIRGQNALLTLDVFNAAALINHNWGAVRVVPGANQTLLNVIGFDQASREYRYRVNPNFGRAVRSGNRYQMQLGMRYEF, encoded by the coding sequence ATGATCCCCGATCGTCTTCGCAAAGTCGCGGCAGCCGTGCTGCTGGCCTCCGCGCCCCTCCCGCTCGCCTGCTTCCCCGCGCGCCTCCCTGCCCAGGCCACGGAAGGGTTCGTGTCCGGCCAGGTGCGCACCGCCGCCGGGGCCCCGGTGGTAGGGGCAACGGTGACTGCCCGCAACGAGGCCACCGGCAACACCCAGTCGCGTACCACCGACGCCCGCGGGCGCTATGTGTTCCCCCAGCTGCCGATCGGCGGTCCCTATACCATTTCCATCCGCCAGCTCGGCTACCGCCCGGTGCGGCGCACGGGGCTCATGCTCAATCTCGGCGATCGCGTGCCGCTCGACATCACACTCGATCAGTCGGCACAGGAGCTGAGCGCCATCGACGTGCGCGCCGACCGCGAAAACAAGCGCACCGAGCGCGTGGGGGGCAGCATCGTGGTGGGCGAGAAGGAGATCAAGCAGCTTCCCATCCAGGATCGTTCGTTCGCCGACCTCGCCATCATTGCACCCACGACGAGCCGTGCGGGTACCGGCGGCATCATCACGTCGAGTTCGTCGATTGCCGGCGGCCGCGTGACGAGCACCGACATTCGCGTGGACGGCGTGCAGGCCAAGAACACGCTCTGGGGAGCCGGGTTCGGGCGCGGCCCGTACTCCATTTCGGTGGAGGCGGTGCGGGAGTTCGAAGTCGTCACCAACGTGTACGACGTGACGCAGGGCCGGCAGGGCGCGGGCGCGGTGAACGTGGCCACGCGCGCCGGCACCAACGAGACCAAGGGGTCGCTCTTCGCGTACAACCGCAACCAGGCCTTCACCACGAACACCAACTTCCTCGGACAGCGCAACACCAACTTCGAGAACTGGCAGTTCGGCGGGGCCATGGGCGGCGCCATCAGGAAGGACAAGCTGCACTACTTCGTGGCATACGACCGCCAGCAGGTGGCCGAGCCGTTCAGCACGCTGCAGGTGGACAACGCGGCCGACTGGGCCCGACTGCAGGTGGCCCCCGACTCGGTGGCGCGCTTCCTCAACATCCTCTCGGCGCAGTACGGCCTTCCCGCCGGCCGGCAGGTGGGGCTGTTCGACCGCAGCAACACGCTCAACACCATCTTCGGGCGTCTCGACTGGCAGCTGAACGACGCGCACCGCGCCACGCTCCGCACGACGTACTCGAACTGGTTCTACAGCAACTCCATCCCCGACCGCGAGCTGTCGGTACTGGAAAGCCGCGGCAACCAGAAGTCGAACGAACTGCAGGTCATGGGCAGCGTGAAGAGCAACTTCGGCACGGCGCTCACCAACGACTTCCGACTGGCGTACACCAACCGATTGCTGGAGAACGAACCGAACACCCGTCTGCCGCGCGCGTGGGTGAACGTGTCGTCGGCGCTGCCGAGCGGCGGCACGGGCACCAACCAGATCCTCCAGTTCGGGGGCCAGCGCACCAGCCCTGAGCTGCAGACCGAGGAGTCGTACCAGCTCGTGAATGTGCTGCGCTGGGACGGTGAGAAGTCGGCGTTCACGGTGGGTACGGACCACTCGATCAACAACCTGTCCATGTTCGTCTCCATCGAGACGGACGGACTCTTCCAGTTCCCCAATCTCGCGGCGCTCGAGGCGCGGCGGCCGTCGAGCTTTGCACGTCTGGTCCCGTTGCAGAACCTCGAACCGCGCATGCGGCAGTGGGTGTACGACGGCGGTGCCTACGTGCAGGGCGAATACCGCGTGCGTCCCAACCTCAATCTCACCGGCGGCCTGCGCGCCGACCTGTCGGCGTTCCTCACCGGCGCCAATGCCAACCCCACCGTGGAGCAGGCGTTCGGTCGCCGCACCGACGTGACGCCGGCTGATTTTGCCATCCAGCCACGCGCACAGCTCACGTGGACCCCCGGCGAGGCAGGCACCAATCTGTTCCGTATCGGCAGCGGGTACTTCACCGCCCAGCCGCACTACATGGTGCAGATCAACCACATGCTGAACGACGGCACACAGCTCGCCGATGTGCTGCTCACCGGTGCCGCGGTGCCCACCCCCGACTTCCTGTCGTACCGGCAATCGTTCGCCAACGTGCCGGGCATCCCCCAGGGGAGCGCGCAGCGCCCGGCGTACATCAACATGTTTGCCGACAACTTCAAGGTGCCGCGCACCTGGAAGAGCGACGTGGCCTATCAGCGTCGCCTCTTCAACGGCAACCTCACACTCGGCGCGTCCGCCCAGTATTCGCACACGAGCGAGCTGTACCGCTACTTCGACCTCAACCTGCGGGCCAATCCGGAGTTCACCCTCGCCAACGAGGCCGGCCGCAGCGTCTTCGTACCGGCGAGCAGCATTACCGCCACCGGCGGCCGCAACCCGGTTCTGGCGCGCCCTTTCTCGCAGTTCCAGCGTGTGCTCGAGCTGCGCAGCGACGCCGCGCAGCACCAGAAGGCCTTTGTGATCGACGGAGCGCTGCGTCTGCCGCGCAACGGCTCCCTCAGCGGCTCGTTCACGTGGAACGAAACGCGCGACAACAGCTCGTTCAACTGCTGCATCGCCATCACGTCGGTGTTCACGCCGGTGCCGAGCGATCCGCGCGTGCCCAGCTGGGGCGCCAGCAACACCGACTTCCGCCACAAGCTGGTGTTGTACGGAGCCACGCCGGAGATCGCGGGTTTCCAGTTCAGCGCGCGCATCATCGGGCAGTCGGGCTCGCCGTGGAGCGCCACGGTGGCGCAGGACATCAACGGCGACGACGTGGGCGCCGGCAGCTCGTTCGGCAACCAGAACGATCTGGCGTTCATCTTCAACCCCGCTACGCCGGGGCTGCGTCAGGGCTTTGCCGACTCGCTGCGCCTAGTGTACAACAACCCGGCCAATCTCGGCGGGGCGTACCTGCGCGACAACATCGGACGCATCGCCGACCGCAACACCATCCGCAATCCGTTCGTGACGCAGGTGGATGTACGCCTCACGCAGAAGCTGCCCAGCATTCGCGGGCAGAACGCCCTGCTTACCCTGGACGTGTTCAACGCCGCCGCGCTCATCAATCACAACTGGGGCGCGGTACGGGTGGTGCCGGGCGCCAACCAGACGCTGCTCAACGTGATCGGCTTCGATCAGGCGTCGCGTGAGTACCGCTACCGGGTGAACCCGAACTTCGGGCGCGCCGTGCGCTCGGGGAACCGGTACCAGATGCAGCTGGGCATGCGCTACGAGTTCTGA
- a CDS encoding ribose-phosphate pyrophosphokinase, translating to MSAASDVPSTSNPRGFKILSGTANRPLAEEVARSLGAELCKVTCTRFADGEVFVRIDENIRGADVFVVQPTNPPGENMLELLLLIDAARRASAARVTCVLPYTGYARQDRKDQPRVAIGAKLMANLIETAGADRVLGLDFHAHQLQGFFDVPVDHLYAAPVFTSYFRRKELKDLVVVAPDVGSAKMARGFAKRLDATFAIIDKRRPKANVAEVMNVVGEVEGRDCLIPDDMIDTAGTVSEAARALKNLGANDIYVCATHALFSGPAVERLSNAPIKEVVVTDSINLPPERRFDTLRTLSVGDLLAKAIRFTHADQSVSVLFE from the coding sequence ATGAGCGCCGCATCGGACGTCCCCTCCACGTCCAATCCCCGCGGATTCAAGATCCTCTCCGGCACGGCCAACCGGCCGCTGGCGGAAGAGGTGGCGCGCTCGCTGGGCGCGGAGCTGTGCAAGGTCACCTGCACGCGGTTTGCCGACGGCGAGGTGTTCGTGCGCATCGACGAGAACATCCGCGGCGCCGACGTCTTCGTGGTGCAGCCCACGAATCCGCCGGGTGAGAACATGCTGGAGCTGCTCCTGCTCATCGACGCTGCGCGACGGGCATCGGCGGCGCGCGTGACCTGCGTGCTCCCGTACACCGGCTATGCGCGACAGGATCGCAAGGACCAGCCGCGCGTGGCCATCGGCGCCAAGCTCATGGCCAACCTCATCGAGACGGCCGGTGCCGACCGCGTGCTGGGGCTCGACTTCCACGCGCACCAGCTGCAGGGCTTCTTCGACGTGCCGGTCGATCACCTCTACGCGGCCCCGGTCTTCACCAGCTACTTCCGCCGGAAGGAGCTCAAGGACCTCGTGGTGGTGGCCCCTGACGTGGGCTCGGCCAAGATGGCGCGCGGCTTCGCGAAGCGGCTCGACGCGACCTTCGCCATCATCGACAAGCGCCGTCCCAAGGCCAATGTGGCCGAGGTGATGAACGTGGTCGGTGAAGTCGAGGGGCGCGATTGCCTCATTCCCGACGACATGATCGACACGGCCGGCACCGTCTCCGAGGCGGCGCGGGCGCTCAAGAATCTCGGCGCCAACGACATCTACGTGTGCGCCACGCACGCGCTCTTCAGCGGCCCCGCCGTGGAGCGCCTGTCGAATGCGCCCATCAAGGAAGTCGTGGTGACCGACTCCATCAATCTCCCCCCCGAGCGCCGCTTCGACACGCTGCGCACGCTGTCCGTGGGGGATCTGCTCGCCAAGGCCATCCGCTTCACGCATGCGGACCAGTCGGTGAGTGTGCTGTTCGAGTAG
- a CDS encoding 50S ribosomal protein L25/general stress protein Ctc, which produces MANATLTANVRAETGKGAARKIRQAGDIPAVIYGHNREPQSLVLNARETEKLVKSIPVSSTVIELSVNGTTARTLIREIQRHPFKRTILHIDFQELVAGETVTVKCPIVYIGTPEGVRLEGGILDQIMHELQIQVDPSNIPNHIDVDISALKVGKSLHVSDLTVPAGIKIVDDGTSTVCIVQQPKQAAAAPADGAAEPELIRKPKPDDK; this is translated from the coding sequence ATGGCCAACGCTACACTCACCGCGAACGTCCGCGCCGAGACCGGCAAGGGCGCCGCGCGCAAGATTCGCCAGGCGGGGGACATTCCCGCTGTGATCTACGGTCACAACCGTGAGCCGCAGTCGCTCGTGCTCAACGCGCGTGAAACCGAGAAGCTCGTGAAAAGCATCCCCGTGAGCAGCACGGTGATCGAGCTCTCCGTGAACGGCACGACGGCCCGCACGCTCATTCGCGAGATCCAGCGCCACCCGTTCAAGCGCACCATCCTCCACATCGACTTCCAGGAGCTGGTGGCGGGCGAGACGGTGACGGTGAAGTGCCCGATCGTGTACATCGGCACCCCCGAAGGCGTGCGCCTCGAGGGCGGCATCCTCGACCAGATCATGCACGAACTGCAGATCCAGGTGGATCCGTCGAACATCCCCAACCACATCGACGTCGACATCTCGGCGCTCAAGGTGGGCAAGTCGCTGCACGTCTCCGACCTCACGGTGCCCGCGGGCATCAAGATCGTCGACGACGGGACGAGCACGGTGTGCATCGTGCAGCAGCCGAAGCAGGCGGCCGCCGCGCCGGCCGACGGCGCGGCCGAGCCGGAGCTCATCCGCAAGCCGAAGCCCGACGACAAGTAA
- the pth gene encoding aminoacyl-tRNA hydrolase, protein MKVIVGLGNPGREYDATRHNVGWWLLDHLAQRWHFEPFRKDGDAVSTTGLVGGKKVKLVKPQTYMNKSGEVLRSYLKREGWSAAQDLLVLVDEVAVPVGEYRLRAAGSPGGHNGLKSVEAHLKSATYPRLRIGIKPIDERRQIGDLADFVLHPMPRDERALVEAQYERMCTAVELWIADGTEKAVSTMGR, encoded by the coding sequence ATGAAAGTCATCGTGGGCCTGGGCAATCCCGGGCGCGAATACGACGCCACGCGCCACAACGTGGGGTGGTGGCTGCTCGATCATCTCGCGCAGCGCTGGCATTTTGAACCGTTCCGCAAGGACGGCGATGCCGTGAGCACCACCGGGCTGGTGGGCGGCAAGAAGGTCAAGCTGGTCAAGCCGCAGACGTACATGAACAAAAGCGGCGAAGTGCTGCGCAGCTATCTCAAGCGCGAAGGATGGAGCGCCGCGCAGGACCTGCTGGTGCTCGTCGACGAAGTCGCGGTACCCGTGGGCGAATATCGCCTACGCGCGGCCGGCAGTCCGGGCGGGCACAATGGACTCAAGAGCGTGGAAGCGCATCTCAAGAGCGCCACCTACCCGCGCCTGCGCATCGGCATCAAGCCCATCGACGAGCGGCGCCAGATCGGCGATCTCGCCGACTTTGTGCTGCACCCCATGCCGCGCGACGAGCGCGCGCTGGTGGAGGCTCAGTACGAGCGCATGTGCACGGCCGTCGAACTCTGGATCGCCGACGGCACGGAGAAGGCCGTCAGCACCATGGGGCGCTGA
- a CDS encoding M20/M25/M40 family metallo-hydrolase has translation MNSSLVTRPAAPWLRSGAALLLAAAPLPLSAQTPASFPTPEPTLERLWRLGMDSSQVQRLGQVLLDSLGPRLTGTARQKAANDWLVSLYQQWGATGRNERIGTWRGWRRGHSHIDLVSPRVRTLEGTMLAWSPGTKSKDVTASTVILPRFADSTEFARWLPQAKGKFVLVSAPQPTCRPTDSWVANATPASKARMDSLRADVQREWGGTNVRGTGYSNALGTGSLGVRLEQGGVAGVITSRPKNAWGTIDVFESYNTVAPAVALSCEDYGLVFRLTENSQSPRLRLNLDAELLGEQPIFNTIGTIKGTEKPEEYVLLSAHFDSFDGGSGATDNGTGSLTMLEAFRLLTVVYPKPKRTILVGHWTAEEHGLVGSRAFTEDHPEVVEGLQALFNQDAGTGRILSIGAGGLPNAGVHLQQWMARLPSEFTSVVTPRIPGSPSGGGSDDASFACHGAPAFGMGGTSWEYGSYTWHTNRDTYDKVVWDDLKHNATLVAMLAYLASEDDAKITRERATAEQIAPGRSGAGAFAWPTCQKAPRVTNPRLR, from the coding sequence ATGAATTCCTCCCTCGTGACACGTCCCGCTGCTCCCTGGCTCCGAAGCGGGGCCGCCCTCCTGCTGGCCGCGGCACCGCTACCCCTCTCGGCGCAGACGCCGGCCAGCTTCCCCACGCCGGAGCCTACGCTCGAGCGTCTCTGGCGCCTGGGGATGGACAGCTCGCAGGTGCAGCGACTGGGGCAGGTGCTGCTCGATTCCCTTGGTCCGCGGCTCACGGGCACGGCCCGGCAGAAGGCCGCCAACGACTGGCTCGTGTCGCTCTACCAGCAGTGGGGGGCAACGGGGCGCAACGAGCGCATCGGCACCTGGCGCGGGTGGCGCCGCGGCCACTCGCACATCGATCTCGTGTCACCGCGGGTGCGCACACTGGAAGGCACGATGCTGGCGTGGAGCCCCGGCACGAAGTCGAAGGACGTGACCGCCTCCACGGTCATCCTGCCGCGCTTTGCCGACAGCACGGAATTCGCGCGCTGGCTGCCGCAGGCCAAGGGCAAGTTCGTGCTCGTGTCGGCACCACAGCCCACCTGCCGCCCCACCGACAGCTGGGTCGCCAACGCCACTCCGGCCAGCAAGGCGCGCATGGACAGTTTGCGGGCCGACGTGCAGCGTGAATGGGGCGGCACGAACGTGCGCGGTACCGGCTACAGCAACGCCCTCGGGACCGGCAGTCTGGGTGTACGCCTCGAGCAGGGCGGTGTGGCCGGCGTGATCACGTCGCGCCCCAAGAATGCCTGGGGCACGATTGACGTGTTCGAGAGCTACAATACCGTCGCGCCCGCGGTGGCGCTGTCGTGCGAAGACTACGGGCTCGTCTTCCGGCTCACCGAAAACAGCCAGTCGCCGCGCCTCCGCCTCAACCTCGACGCGGAGTTGCTGGGTGAGCAGCCCATCTTCAACACCATCGGCACCATCAAGGGCACCGAGAAGCCCGAAGAGTATGTGTTGCTCTCGGCCCACTTCGACTCCTTCGATGGCGGGAGCGGGGCCACCGACAACGGCACCGGGTCACTCACCATGCTGGAAGCGTTCCGCCTGCTGACCGTCGTGTACCCCAAGCCCAAGCGCACCATTCTCGTGGGGCATTGGACCGCCGAAGAACATGGTCTCGTGGGCTCGCGCGCCTTCACCGAGGATCACCCCGAGGTGGTGGAGGGGCTGCAGGCACTCTTCAATCAGGATGCCGGCACGGGGCGCATTCTCAGCATCGGTGCCGGTGGGCTTCCCAATGCCGGCGTGCATCTGCAGCAGTGGATGGCGAGGCTGCCGAGTGAATTCACGAGCGTGGTGACACCGCGCATCCCGGGTTCACCGTCTGGCGGCGGCAGCGACGACGCCAGTTTTGCCTGTCACGGGGCGCCGGCCTTCGGCATGGGCGGCACCAGTTGGGAATACGGGAGCTACACCTGGCACACCAACCGCGACACGTACGACAAGGTGGTGTGGGACGATCTCAAGCACAACGCGACCCTGGTGGCCATGCTGGCCTATCTCGCCAGCGAAGACGACGCGAAGATCACGCGCGAGCGCGCCACGGCCGAACAGATCGCGCCGGGGCGCAGCGGTGCCGGCGCCTTCGCGTGGCCCACCTGCCAGAAGGCGCCGCGGGTCACCAATCCGCGGCTTCGCTAG